In a single window of the Acidobacteriota bacterium genome:
- a CDS encoding ISNCY family transposase produces MAELPDPRRGRNRRYAMADIGLAALSVFFLQSPSFLAHQRTLAVRLGNSNAHTLFGLDRIPSDNHVRQTLDGVPPAHFDALFTGLAAELDAAGALDGMRRLGGRALIALDGTEYFRSRKIHCPNCSTRKRGDGGTEHFHQVLAATLVAPGRNLALPLPPEFLAPREGHDKQDCERAAAKRWLARIGPQCAALRPVYLGDDLYACQPVCRAIQASGGNFLLTAKPASHKTLHEYLQGVSPDTLRTTEGRGARRRVHRYRWMTGLPLRDGDDALRVNWFEIEIALPNGKVTYRNGFVTDLDVTAGNVAELAACGRARWKIENETFNVLKQRGYHLEHNFGHGKKTLASVLVALNLLAFALHTACDLAEAQWRQARERLGSRARLFEHMRSIVCYQLFPSWAALVSLLATGSPPPQPP; encoded by the coding sequence ATGGCCGAACTGCCGGACCCCCGCCGCGGCCGCAACCGGCGATACGCCATGGCGGACATCGGTCTGGCGGCGCTGTCGGTGTTCTTCCTGCAGTCGCCGTCCTTCCTGGCGCATCAGCGCACGCTCGCCGTCCGGCTGGGCAACTCGAACGCCCACACCCTGTTCGGCCTGGACCGCATTCCCAGCGACAACCACGTCCGGCAGACGCTCGACGGCGTTCCGCCGGCGCACTTCGACGCGCTGTTCACCGGCCTCGCGGCGGAACTCGACGCCGCCGGCGCCCTCGACGGCATGCGCCGGCTCGGCGGGCGCGCGCTGATCGCCCTCGACGGCACCGAATACTTCCGCTCGCGCAAGATCCACTGCCCGAACTGCTCCACGCGCAAGCGCGGCGACGGCGGAACCGAACACTTCCACCAGGTGCTCGCCGCCACCCTGGTGGCGCCGGGACGGAACCTGGCCCTGCCGCTGCCGCCGGAGTTCCTCGCGCCCCGGGAAGGACACGACAAGCAGGACTGCGAGCGCGCCGCCGCCAAACGCTGGCTCGCCCGCATCGGCCCCCAATGCGCCGCACTCCGCCCCGTCTACCTCGGCGACGACCTCTACGCCTGCCAGCCCGTCTGCCGGGCCATCCAGGCAAGCGGCGGAAACTTCCTGCTCACCGCCAAACCCGCCAGCCACAAAACGCTCCACGAATACCTGCAAGGCGTCTCCCCGGACACCCTGCGAACAACCGAAGGCCGCGGCGCCCGCCGCCGCGTCCACCGCTACCGCTGGATGACCGGCCTGCCCCTGCGCGACGGCGACGACGCCCTGCGCGTGAACTGGTTCGAGATCGAGATCGCCCTCCCCAACGGCAAGGTCACCTACCGCAACGGCTTCGTCACCGATCTCGACGTCACCGCCGGCAATGTCGCCGAACTCGCCGCCTGCGGCCGCGCCCGCTGGAAAATAGAAAACGAAACCTTCAACGTCCTCAAGCAGCGCGGCTACCACCTCGAACACAACTTCGGACACGGCAAGAAAACCCTCGCCAGCGTCCTCGTCGCGCTCAACCTCCTCGCCTTCGCCCTCCACACCGCCTGCGACCTCGCCGAAGCCCAATGGCGGCAGGCCAGGGAACGGCTCGGCTCCCGCGCGCGCCTGTTCGAACACATGCGCTCCATCGTCTGCTATCAACTCTTCCCGTCATGGGCCGCGCTCGTCTCGCTGCTCGCCACAGGCAGCCCACCGCCCCAGCCGCCTTGA